CGGGGGCTGCCGGTGCTGGCCCGGCTCGGGGTGCCGGCCGCCGCCTTCGTGGTGGCCGAACTCATCGACGGGGACCAGCCGTTCTGGTGGCGCGAGGCGGCCGAGCTGGCCGCCCTGGGCGGCATCGCCGGTGCGCTGGCCGGGTTGCCGGCGGATGCGGTGGTGGGCCGGCTCAAACTGCTGCCGGACGTCGAACGGCGGGGCGCCATCGAGGAGTTGCGGGCCACCGCAGCTCGCCCGGCGGTCCGTCAGCGGCAGCTGTCCGCCCTGGAGTTGACGGACCTGGTGGCCGCCGGGGTGGCGGTCGGCAACCACACCCTCGGGCACCCCTGCCTCGACCGCTGCGAGCCGGCGGTGGTGCGCGCCGAGATCGAGCGGGCGCACCGGCTGCTGACCGGCTGGCTGGGGGCGCGGCCGACCGCGTTCGCCTATCCCAACGGCAACTTCGACGCCGGGGCCGACGCGGTGCTGCGCGAGCTGGGCTACCGGCTGGGCTTCCTGTTCGACCACCGGCAGGACGCGCTGCTGCCGCCACATCCCTTGCGGATCAGCCGACTTCGGGTGAACTCCGACACCAGCCGGGCCAGGTTCGACACAATCCTGTCGGGGCTGCACCCGGCCGTGCACCGGCTACGGGGCGGTTGCTGAGCCGAGGGGGCGGGCATGGTCGAGCGGTACACGCCGGAGCAGTTGACGCCGGAACTGGTGGACGGCTGGCGGGAGTTGGTGGCCGAGCTGGGGGAGCGCGGGTCCTGGTTCCTGACCCCCGACTGGGTGCTGTCCTGGTGGGAGACGCTGGGCGGACGCCGCCCGGCCGAGATCGTGGTCTGGCGCGGGTCGGACGGCGCGGTGGAGGCCGTACTGCCGCTGATCCGGACCAGGCTGCGGCTGCACCCGCGGCTCCCGTTCACGGTCGGCTGCCGGACGGCGCTCGGCGCCGGGCCCGGCGCCGCCGACCACGGCGGGTTCGCGGTCCGGCCGGGCCGGACCGACGAGGTCCGGGCCTGGCTGACCGAGCTGGCCCGGCGCGAGACGCTCTGGTTCCCCGACGTCGACCCGCTGCTCGGCGAGCTGCTGCCGGCCGCCCGGCGCGAGGTGGCCCGGCAGTCCTGCCCCCGGGCCGACCTGGGCGGGGGCGTCGAGTCGCTGGGCTCCCGGCAGTTCCGGGCCGACCTGCGGCGGTACGGGCGCAAGCTCGCCGCCGCCGGGGTGACCTTCCGCTGGGTGCCGCCCGGCGAGGCGGCGCCCGGGCTGCTCGACACCGTGGTGCGGCTGCACCGGCTCCGCCGGGACGCGCTGGGCCGGGGCACCACCTTCGACGGGCAGCGGCTGCCGCTGCACACCCGGCTGCTGGAGCGCGCGCGGCCGGACGCCGGGCCCGCCTTCCTGCTGGCCGAGCACGAGGGCGAGGTGATCGGCGGGCTGTACGGCTTCCTGTGGGGCGACACCTTCGCCTACTACCAGATCGGCTGGGACCCGGCCTGGGCGCCGCTGCGGCTCGGCACCGCGATCATCGCCGAGGCCGTCCGGGCCTGCGCGGAGCGGAAGTTGGCCACCTTCGACTTCCTGCGCGGCACCGAGCCGTACAAGTACCGGTTCGACGCGGCCGACCGCGCGGACCGGAGCTGGCTGGTCCCGCACGGGCTGTCCGGCGCGCTGCTCGGGCTCAAGTACCGGGTGAAGGGCTGACCGGTCGGCAGAGGGGGCCGACCGGCCCAATGAGGTGGTCCCCGACGGGGGAATGTGTTGATCCGCATGGTGAATCTACGCGCGTAGGGGCTACACTCCCGCAATGGAGAAGCAGATCCCTGTCACCGCGGGCAGCACAGGCCCCCGCATCCCCGACGCCGACCAGATCGCCCGCGCCCCGAAGGTGCTCCTGCACGACCACCTCGACGGCGGGCTGCGCCCGGAGACCATCGTCGAGCTGGCCGCGGCCTGCGGTTACGAGGGTCTCCCCACCACCGACCCGGCCAAGCTCGGCCTCTGGTTCCGGGAGGCGGCCGACTCCGGCTCGCTGGTCCGGTACCTGGAGACCTTCGCGCACACCTGCGCCGTGATGCAGACCCGCGAGGCGCTGGTCAAGGTCGCCGCCGACTGCGCCGAGGACCTGGCCGCCGACGGCGTGGTCTACGCCGAGGTCCGGTACGCCCCGGAGCAGCACCTGGAGGCGGGCCTGACCCTCGACCAGGTGGTCGAGGCGGTGAACGAGGGCTTCCGCCTCGGCGAGGCCAACGCCCGCGCGGCGGGCCACCGGATCCGGGTCGGCACCCTGCTCACCGCGATGCGGCACGCCGCCCGCTCGCAGGAGATCGCCGAGCTGGCCAACCGCTACCGGGACCAGGGCGTGGTCGGCTTCGACATCGCCGGCGCCGAGGCGGGGCACCCGCCGACCCGGCACCAGGGCGCCTTCGACTACCTCAAGGGCGAGAACAACCACTTCACCATCCACGCCGGTGAGGCCTTCGGTCTGCCGTCGATCTGGGAGGCCCTGCAGTGCTGCGGCGCCGACCGGCTCGGCCACGGCGTCCGGATCATCGACGACATCACGGTCAACGAGGACGGCACCGTCGAGCTCGGCCGGCTGGCCGCGTACGTGCGCGACAAGCGGGTCCCGCTGGAGATGTGCCCGACCTCCAACCTGCAGACGGCGGCGGCGACTTCGTACGCCGAGCACCCGATCGGGCTGCTCAGCCGGCTCAAGTTCCGGGTCACCGTGAACACCGACAACCGGCTGATGAGCGGCACCAGCATGAGCCAGGAGTTCGGCCACCTGGTGGACGCCTTCGGCTACACCCTGGGTGACATGGAGTGGTTCACGGTGAACGCGATGAAGTCCGCGTTCCTGCCCTTCGACGAGCGGCTCGCGATGATCAACGACGTGATCAAGCCCGGCTATGCCGAGCTGAAGGCGGAGTGGCTGTTCAGCGCGGGTGCGGGCGTCGGCGCCTGACGGCGGCTGACGCCTGGTCGGATGGACGCGAGGTCTTCGCCGTGGCCTCGCGTTCATCTGACTATTCATCCGAGTGAGTTACGTGCCTTTGATCTGCACGCGACGTTGTCACTACGGTGTGCCAGTCAGAGCTGACACGGCGTAGCGGTGGGCCTTTTCGGACGCCCGCCCGCGACGTCGGCCACCGACGAGGACACGAGGACCAACTCATGAAGCAGGCCACTCTGAAGGCTGCCGGGACCGCTGCGCTCGGCGTCGCGCTCGCGGCTGCGGCTGCCGGTTCCGCCTCCGCCGCCACGCCCGGTGGGCTCGGTCTCCCGACCGGAGCGCTCGCCCACTCCGGTGCGCTGACCGGAGCGGCCACCAGCACCGTCAGCCAGCTGCCCGCCACCGCGCCGGTGACCGAGGCGGTCGGCAACCTCAACCCGGACGTGGCAGGCCCGGTGGCGCAGGCCCCGGAGTCCGCCCAGCCGATGACCGCGCCGGTCACCGAGCAGACCGCCCCGATGACCGACGACGCGACCGCCCCGGTCGCCGAGGCCGCCACCCCGCGCGGCCTGCCGCTCCCGGTGCCCGGTGCGGAGGGTCTGACCCAGGCGCCCGGCGTCAGCACCGTGACCGGCGCGCTCGGCGGCGGCCTCCCCGGCGGCAGCAGCCTGCCGGGCCTGGGCGGCTGACCCGTCCCACCCCGAACGGCCGAAGGGCCGCCTCCCCGCACGCGGCGGGGGAGGCGGCCCTTCGGGCTGTCCGGGCGTCCCGGTGGGGACGGCTCGGTCACGGCTCCTGAGGGAGGATCAGCCAGAGCGCGAGGTAGATGAGGAACTGCGGGCCGGGCAGCAGGCACGAGGCCAGGAAGATGATCCGGACCGTCCAGGGGGTCAGCCCGAAGCGCTTGGCGATCCCGGCGCAGACGCCGGCGATGACGCGGTTGTGTCGGGGGCGGGCAAGTGCGCTCATGGTCAGCTCCGGTTGCGGTTGCCCGGGCCGGTCTCTCCGGTGGGCATGTATCCATCCTCGGTGCCGCGGGCCGCGGAATCCTCCGCCCGGATGCCGATCCCGGCCCTGGGTTTCTCACCGCTCCGGGGTAGTCGCGGCTCAGGGTTCCCGTCGGGGTAACCCCTGACGGCCGCCGCCGGGGGAGGCTCAGCGCTGCGCGGAACTGCCGCGCGGTGCGAGCGAGTTGAGCGGTGCGCGGAGCCGGTAGCCGGCCCGGGCGCGGGCCGGGCGGGGGCCGGAGCGCCCGGTCAGCCGGGCCCGGGCGAACGGGACGACGGCGAGGTGGCAGGCGGCCACGCCGAGGACGCCGAGCACGATGTTGTCCACGTTCAGGACGTGTCCGGGCGCCCAGCCCTTGAGGATCTCCAGGCCGGTGGCGATCAGGGCCGAGCAGCCCGCCGTCCGCAGCACCGAGGGCAGCCAGCGGACCCGCAGCCGGCCGTCGGCCAGCGGCAGCAGGACGCCCAGCGGCGCCAGCGGCAGCAGCCCGCCGAGCAGTTGCAGCAGCCCGTCCCGGCCGCCGGCCGAGAAGGCCAGCCGCACCGAGGCGAACGGCGTCAGATTGGCCGGGGAGGTCCAGCCGACCGCGAGCGGCCGCAGGATCAGCCACCCGATCAGTCCGAGATAGCCGGCCAGCAGCAGGATGCCCAGCAGCCGCAGCCGGGGCGACACCTCCGGCGCGGGTTGCGAGGGGTTCGCCTGGTCCGTCACACCGGCAGGGACGCGAGCTGGTGCGGGGACGGTTCCCGGGCTACCGCTGTCAGGGACAGGCGGTCCCGCTCGGGGAGGCGCTGCTCGGCGAGGCGCTGAACAGCACCGCGGGCGACTTCGACGCCACACCCGGCGTCGGCCGAACGGACGGCACCAAAGTGGACGTCGGCCGGGCGGACGGCGCCACGGTGGGCGGCGCGCTCGGCAGCTCCGGGGTCGGCTCGGCCGCCTCCGGCACCCGGACCGGGGTCGGGCAGGCGGTCCGGCTGGCGGGCGCGCCCGCGTCCACCGGGACGGCGGTGGGCCGGATGCCGCACCCGACGGCGGTGGTCAGCGCGGCGCCCAGCAGGGCGGCGGTCAACAGGCGGCGTACCGTCACTTCGGGCCCTCCTGGCTGGTCGGCGCGGGCTGGGTGAGCGGCAGGGTGAGGGTGAAGACCGCGCCGGTCGGTCCGTTCGCCGCGGTGATCGAGCCGCCGTGGATCTGGGCGTTGGCCATCGCGATCGACAGGCCGAGCCCGCTGCCCTCGGACCTGGCCCGGCCCTTGTCGGCCTTGTAGAACCGGTCGAAGACGTGCGGCAGCACGTCCTCCGGGATACCGGGGCCGCTGTCCGAGACCTCGACCACCACGGTCTCGTCGATCTGACGGACCTTCACCCGGACCGGTGAGCCGCCGTGCTTGAGCGCGTTGCCGATCAGGTTGGCGAAGACCACGTCCAGGCGCCGGGGGTCGACCACGGCCAGCACCCCGCGCGGGGCGTCCAGCTCGACCGCGTCGTACCAGGCCCGGCCGTCGATGCAGGACATGATCAGGTCGGCGATGTCCACCTCGTCGGCGACCAGCTTCGCGGTGCCCGCGTCGAACCTGGTCACCTCCATCAGGTTCTCCACCAGGTCGGACAGCCGCCGGGTCTCGCTCACCACCAGCCGGACGGCGGGCGCGATCATCGGGTCCAGCGACTCCGCCTCGTCCTCCAGGATGTCGGTCACGGCGGTCATCGCGGTCAGCGGCGTCCGCAGTTCGTGCGACATGTCGGCGACGAACCGGCGGCTCTGCGCCTCCCGCGCGCTCAGCTCGGCCACCTGGCCGGAGAGCGACTCCGCGGTCCGGTTGAAGGTCCGGGCCAGCTCGGCCAGTTCGTCCGCGCCCTCGACCTCGAGCCGGGTGTCCAGGTGCCCTTCGCCGAGCTGCCTGGCCGCCTCGCCGAGCCGCTTCACCGGCCGCAGCACGGTGGCCGCGGCGGCCTGCGCGATCAGCGCGGAGCCGATCAGCGCGAGCAGGGTGGCGATCGCCAGCGACCAGCCGAGGGTGTTCAGGTCGGCCCGCTCGTTCTCGAGCGACTTGAACATGTACGCCGTCGGCCCGGTCGGCACCACCCGGGTGCCACCGATCAGGTAGGGACCCGGCAGGTTCGCCCGCTGCCAGTAGAGGTGGTAGGCGTACGCGTTGCCAGGGCCGACCTCGCGCGGGCCGTCGACCGCACTGCGCAGCGCGGCCGGGAGCTGCGCCGCGGTGAACCTGCTCGGGTCCGAGGAGGCCACGCAGTCGGGCAGCTCGGGGGCCACCACGACCACCTCGTAGCTCAGCCCGGAGCTGGCCACCTGGGAGGCCAGGTACGCCAGTTGGTTGCAGCTCGGGTCGAGCGGCAGGGCCGAGACGTTCCGGCTCAGCGAGTTCCGGAAGTCGTTCAGTGCGGTGTCCTGGGCGCGCTTGAGCACCGCGTCCCGGTTCAGCCAGTAGGCGATCCCGGAGGCGGAGACCGCGGTGGTCAGCGCGACCACCGCGAAGACCGCGATCAGCCGGACCCGGAGCGAGCGCAGGTGCCGCCCCCGCCCCGGGCGCGGACGGGGCGGGATCTTGAGGTCAGTCAACGGAGCAGCTCACCATCGTCAGGCATCAGGCATCAGGCCGGCGGGTCGAGCCGGTAGCCGACCCCGCGCACGGTACGGATCAGGGTCGGGGCGGACGGTACGTCCTCGACCTTGGCCCGCAGCCGCTGCACGCAGGCGTCCACCAGCCGGGAGTCGCCGAGGTAGTCGTGCTCCCAGACCAGCCGGAGCAGCTGCTGCCGGGACAGCGCCTGGCCCGGACGGCGGCTCAGCTCCAGCAGCAACCGCAGCTCGGTGGGCGTGAGTTGGAGGTCCTCGCCGTCCTTGGTGACGGTCATCGCGGAGCGGTCGATCACCACGCTGCCGTACGCCGAGGAGTCGGAGCTCTCCCGTTCGCCGCGCCGCAGCACGGCCCGGATCCGGGCGTCCAGCACCCGGGGCTGGACCGGCTTGACCACGTAGTCGTCCGCGCCCGACTCCAGGCCGACCACCACGTCGATGTCGTCCGAGCGGGCGGTGAGCAGGATGATCGGCAGCTGGTCGGTGCGCCGGATCCGGCGGCACACCTCGAAACCGTCGATGCCGGGCAGCATCACGTCGAGCACGATCAGGTCGGGACGCTGCTCCTTGAAGAGCTTCAGGCCGTCCTCGCCCGAGGCAGCGGCGGCCACGCGGTGGCCCTGGCGGGTGAGAGCGAGTTCGAGGCCGGTCCGGATGGCGTCGTCGTCCTCGATCAGAAGGAGGAAAGGCACGGGCTCATTCTGGCCCAAGCGGGGCCACTGTTCACCCACCAGGTCCAGTCCCGCAGTTCCTCTGCAACCGGAACCCCGGGTTCTGGCGTCCAGGCTTCGAAGGTCGAAGGTCCCGCGCCTGTGACAGCCCTGTGACAGTCGGCGGACACCCCCATCACAACGGACCGGCAGGATTTTCCTTGTCGCCGCAGTACCGGGCGGCAGAACCGCAGGTACCGACCCATGGGGGTGCACGATGAACGCCACGCTCAAGACCCGCAGCAACGCGGCCGTCCACAACGCGCGTTCGTCTCGCACGCACTTCGAGGTACGGACCGACGAGACCTCCGGTGCCGTGATCGTACGGGGGTGCGCACACAGCACCGGATCCCGCCGCCTCGGTGGCGGGAGCAGGGGGGAGCTGTTCGGGATCGGTCGCATGGGGAGTGCGGCCGACTCCGCCTCGACCATGACGCTGCGGGGAGTCCTTCCCGTCCGCGTCGAGGGTCGGGAGAACACGGGGGGAACGGGGGAGGGCCTGTCCGGTACCGGCTCGGGGGAGCCGGCCGGACGGGAGGCCGCAGGCGCGACGCTGCTGAGGCTCGCGCCGGCCGCCGACGACCAGGCGGTCGTTCCGAACGACAACACCGCCGAGTTCACCGCGTACGTCCGGGAGCGCCGGGCCTCGCTGTACGCCACCGCGTACCACCTGACCGGCGACCGCTACGAGGCCGAGGACCTGCTGCAGAGCGCGCTGTTCTCGACCTACCGGGCCTGGGACCGGATCACCGACAAGGCCGCGGTCGGGGGCTACCTCCGCCGCACCATGACCAACCTGCACATCTCCGCCTGGCGCCGCCGCAAGGTCGCCGAGTACCCGACCGAGGAGCTGCCGGAGACGGTCGGCGACACCGACGCGATGGGCGGCACCGAGCTGCGCGCCGTGCTCTGGCAGGCGCTGGCCAAGCTGCCGGAGAACCAGCGGACCATGCTGGTGCTCCGCTACTACGAGGGCCGCACCGACCCGGAGATCGCCGACATCCTGAGCATCAGCGTCGGCACGGTGAAGAGCAGCATCTGGCGCGCCCTGCGCCGCCTGCGCGAGGACGACCAGCTGAACCGCACCGGGGACACCGTCTTCGCGTTCGGCGAGCTGGTCGCGTAACAGGACTCCCGTCGGGGGACGGGACAGGTCGCGGAAGTACGGCGGGCCGCTCGGGGGAGCGCACGCCGCAGGGACGTGACCGACCAGGAAGGGCCCGGTGCCGGGGAGCGGCTCCGGGCCCTTCCGTCTGTCCACTGCCGACGGGCCGAAAGAGAGGGCCTAGGCTGGCTGCGGCTGCCGTCCGGCCACCGCGCCGATCAGCCGGGCGGCCTCGGGACCGGCGCAGGCGTACGCGCCGAGCTCGACCTGCCGGGCCACGATGCCGCGCTCGGCCCGCATCAGCCGCCAGCCGCGCCGCAGCAGGTACGGGACGGACTTGCGGGCCTCCCGGACGTCCCGGCGGAACCGCCGCCAGGCGGTGGTCAGCGGGCGGTTGCGCAGGCAGACCGCCGCGCCGAGCAAGCCCTCGGCCGCGCACTGCCCGACCAGTTCGGCGGCGAATATCCCCTCGGCGATGAAGGCCGGGGCGCCCGCCAGGTCGAGCACGTGGGTGCCGGCCCGGCCGTTGGCCGGGATCGAGTACACCGGCACCTCGGCCCGGCCGGTGCCGGCCAGCTGCCGGATCGCGGCCAGCGCCTGCTCGCGGTGCCAGGAGAGCGGCGAGTCCCAGTCGGTGCCGTCGCCGTCCGGCAGCAGCGGCAGCGTCGGGTCGTCGCCGTCCTTGTAGAAGTCGTCGAGCTGGAGCACCGGCAGGCCGGTCCGCTCCGCCAGCGAGGACTTCCCCGATCCGGACGGCCCGGACAGCAGGACGACCAGGGCGGGTGCCGTCGGGGCGGGGTTCATGGGGGAGTCACTCACGAGACACCAGTCTGACGCATCGAGGGGCGATGCCGAAACAGACAGGACGTCAGCTTCTGTCGCCGATCCCCAGTGCCAGCGCGGGCAGGTAGCTGCTGTGCACCTGGATGTGCACCATGTCACCCTCGGCCGGGCGGTAGAGCTTGGCCGCCCAGTCCTGGTCGTGCCACGCCTCCGGCTCCGGGTCGAGCAGTTTGCCGCCGACCGGGAAGAGCAGGTACGGGTACGCCCGGGAGCCGAACGCCGCCTCGGCCTGCCCGGGCGTGAACAGCAGGCTCCCGTTGGTGTACTCGCCCGGCCAGCCGGCCCGGTCGGAGCGCACCGCACAGGGCAGTCTGGTCTGCTTCCCGGCCCGCAGCCGGCGCAGCGCCCGGCGCGCCCGCAGGGCGCGCAGCGGGCCGTCGGTCACCAGTACGGCCAGATCGGCCGCTATCTCCCACACAGTGCCCCTCCCAAGGTCCACTCCGGACCCTACCGACGCAGGTCAGCCCCGGTGCACCCCCGATCGGCGGGTCTTCCGGGCGGGCCGGGAAAGGTTGACGGGCCCGCGCAAGGGGGGGAGATGCGCGGGCCCGTCTGTGGCACGTCCGGGCCCCGGGGGGGGGGTAGGGCACTGGGGACGGCCAGTCTGTGTGGAGTTTTCCCGACGAAGGGTCAGATACCCATCGGGTGCCAGACCGTCTTGGTCTCCAGGAACGAGAGTAGCCGCTCCGTTCCCGGCGCATTGGTCCAGTCCAACGACGCCTGGTCAGCCGCCGGGCGGATGACTCGCTTCAGAGTATCCGCGGCGAGCACCTCCAGCTCGACCGCCGCGCCGGGGCCTTCGGCCGCGATCGCGCCGGCCAGGTCAAGACCGTTGACGTCCTGGTGCGAGGCGAGCGTCGGGGCGATGTCGGCGGTCTTCCCGGAGATCAGGTTGACCACGCCGCCCGGCAGGTCCGAGGTGGCCAGCACCTCGCCCAGCGAGAGCGCGGGCAGCGGCGCGTCGGCGGCGGCCGCGACCACCACGGTGTTGCCCGCCGCGATCGCCGGGGCGATCACCGAGACCAGCCCGAGGAAGGAGAAGCCGGTGCCGGACTGCGGCGCGACCACGCCGATCACCCCGGACGGCTCCGGGGTGGAGAGGTTGAAGAACGGCCCGGCCACCGGGTTGGAACTGCCCGCGATCTGGGCCACCTTGTCGGTCCAGCCCGCGTACCAGACCCAGCGGTCGATCGCGGCGTCCACCAGCGCGGCGGCCTTCTTGTTGCCGATGCCCTCGGCGAGCGCCACCTCGGCGGCGAACTGCTCGCGCCGGCCCTGCAGCATCTCGGCGACCCGGTAGAGCACCTGGCCGCGGTTGTACGCGGTGGTGCCGGCCCAGCCCTTGACCGCGGCGCGGGCGGCCTGCACCGCGTCCCGGGTGTCCTTACGGGTGCCGAGCGGGGCGTTGGCCAGCCACTGGCCCTTGGAGTCGGACACCTCGTACACCCGCCCGCTCTCGGAGCGCGGGAACTTCCCGCCGACGTACAGCTTGTAGGTCTTGAAGACGCTCAGGGTGGTCTCAGACATCGAGGTACGCCTCCAGGCCGTGGCGGCCGCCCTCGCGGCCGTAGCCCGACTCCTTGTAGCCGCCGAACGGCGAGGTCGGGTCGAACTTGTTGAAGGTGTTGGCCCAGACCACACCGGCCTTGAGCTGGTTCGCCATCCAGAGGATCCGCGAGCCCTTCTCGGTCCAGATGCCCGCCGACAGGCCGTAGGGGGTGTTGTTGGCCTTCTCGACCGCCTCGGTGGGCGTGCGGAAGGTCAGCACCGAGAGCACCGGGCCGAAGATCTCCTCGCGGGCGATCCGGTGGGCCTGCGAGACACCGGTGAACAGGGTCGGCCGGAACCAGTAACCGGCGCCCGGGAGTTCGCACTCCGGGGCCCAGCGCTCGGCGCCCTCGGCCTCGCCCGCCGCCGACAGCTCGGTGATCCGCGCGAGCTGCGCGGCCGAGTTGATGGCGCCGATGTCGGTGTTCTTGTCCAGCGGGTCGCCGACCCGCAGGGTGCCCATCCGGCGCTTCAGCGCGTCCAGCAGCTCGTCCTGGATCGACTCCTGGACCAGCAGGCGGGAGCCCGCGCAGCAGACGTGACCCTGGTTGAAGAAGATGCCGTTCACGATGCCCTCGACCGCCTGGTCGATCGGCGCGTCGTCGAAGACGATGTTCGCGGCCTTGCCGCCGAGCTCCAGCGAGAGCTTCTTCCGGCTGCCCGCGAGCTGCCGGGCGATCGACCGGCCGACCGGGGTCGAGCCGGTGAAGGCGACCTTGTTGACGTCCGGGTGCGCGGTCAGCGCGGCGCCGGTGCGGCCGTCACCGGTGACGATGTTGACGACACCCTTGGGCAGACCGGCCTGGCGGCAGATCTCGGCGAACCGCAGCGCGGTCAGCGGGGTGGTCTCGGCCGGCTTCAGCACCACGGTGTTGCCGGTGGCCAGGGCGGGCGCGATCTTCCACGCCAGCATCAGCAGCGGGAAGTTCCACGGGATGACCTGGCCGGCCACGCCGAGCGGCTTCGGGTTGGCGCCGTAGCCCGCGAAGTCGAGCTTGTCGGCCCAGCCCGCGTAGTAGAAGAAGTGCGCGGCGACCAGCGGGAGGTCGACGTCCCGGGTCTCCCGGATCGGCTTGCCGTTGTCGATCGACTCCAGCACCGCCAGCTCGCGCGAGCGCTCCTGGATGATCCGGGCGATCCGGAACAGGTACTTGGCCCGCTCGCTGCCCGGCAGCGCCGACCAGTCGGTGAACGCCTTGCGGGCGGCGGTGACCGCGCGCTCGACGTCCTCGTCGGTGCCCTGCGCGAACTCCGCCAGCACCTGCTCGGTGGCCGGGTTGACGGTCTTCAGCGCCTCGCTGCCGGAGGAGTCGACGAACTCGCCGCCGATGAAGTGGCCGTACGAGGTCGCGATCTCACCGGCGGCGGCCGGGGACTCCGGCGCCGGGGCGTACGTGAACAGGCCGCCCTTGGGGGCCTCGGCCTGCTGGTTCTGGGCCTGCTTGTTCTCTGCCTGCTTGTTCTTGGCCATGGGGATCAGTCCACCGTCACGTAGTCGGGACCGGAGTACCGGCCGGTGGTCAGCTTCTGACGCTGCATCAGCAGGTCGTTGAGCAGGCTGGAGGCACCGAAGCGGAACCAGTGCGGGGACAGCCAGTCGTCGCCGAGCGTCTCGTTGACCATCACCAGGTACTTCATGGCGTCCTTGGTGGTCTTGATGCCACCGGCCGGCTTCACGCCGATCTGGATGCCGGTCTGCTGCTTGAAGTCGCGGACGGCCTCGAGCATCAGCAGGGTGACCGGGGGAGTCGCGTTGACGGCGACCTTGCCGGTGGAGGTCTTGATGAAGTCGGCGCCCGCCAGCATCGCCAGCCAGGAGGCGCGGCGCACGTTGTCGTACGTCTGCAGCTCGCCGGTCTCGAAGATCACCTTGAGGTGGGCGGAGGTGCCGTCGGCACGCTTGCATGCCTGCTTCACGGCGGTGATCTCGTTGA
This genomic interval from Kitasatospora gansuensis contains the following:
- a CDS encoding VanZ family protein yields the protein MTDQANPSQPAPEVSPRLRLLGILLLAGYLGLIGWLILRPLAVGWTSPANLTPFASVRLAFSAGGRDGLLQLLGGLLPLAPLGVLLPLADGRLRVRWLPSVLRTAGCSALIATGLEILKGWAPGHVLNVDNIVLGVLGVAACHLAVVPFARARLTGRSGPRPARARAGYRLRAPLNSLAPRGSSAQR
- a CDS encoding sensor histidine kinase codes for the protein MTDLKIPPRPRPGRGRHLRSLRVRLIAVFAVVALTTAVSASGIAYWLNRDAVLKRAQDTALNDFRNSLSRNVSALPLDPSCNQLAYLASQVASSGLSYEVVVVAPELPDCVASSDPSRFTAAQLPAALRSAVDGPREVGPGNAYAYHLYWQRANLPGPYLIGGTRVVPTGPTAYMFKSLENERADLNTLGWSLAIATLLALIGSALIAQAAAATVLRPVKRLGEAARQLGEGHLDTRLEVEGADELAELARTFNRTAESLSGQVAELSAREAQSRRFVADMSHELRTPLTAMTAVTDILEDEAESLDPMIAPAVRLVVSETRRLSDLVENLMEVTRFDAGTAKLVADEVDIADLIMSCIDGRAWYDAVELDAPRGVLAVVDPRRLDVVFANLIGNALKHGGSPVRVKVRQIDETVVVEVSDSGPGIPEDVLPHVFDRFYKADKGRARSEGSGLGLSIAMANAQIHGGSITAANGPTGAVFTLTLPLTQPAPTSQEGPK
- a CDS encoding polysaccharide deacetylase family protein, which gives rise to MSEQDTAARVAGGAPGEARRGRLDRLLRRSPLQPLFRARAARRLSVLAYHGVDDLPSFTAQMERLVRGATPVSLGAVERAVTEGRPLPPRSVLVTFDDGDRTLLTRGLPVLARLGVPAAAFVVAELIDGDQPFWWREAAELAALGGIAGALAGLPADAVVGRLKLLPDVERRGAIEELRATAARPAVRQRQLSALELTDLVAAGVAVGNHTLGHPCLDRCEPAVVRAEIERAHRLLTGWLGARPTAFAYPNGNFDAGADAVLRELGYRLGFLFDHRQDALLPPHPLRISRLRVNSDTSRARFDTILSGLHPAVHRLRGGC
- a CDS encoding PspC domain-containing protein, producing MSALARPRHNRVIAGVCAGIAKRFGLTPWTVRIIFLASCLLPGPQFLIYLALWLILPQEP
- a CDS encoding ATP-binding protein — its product is MNPAPTAPALVVLLSGPSGSGKSSLAERTGLPVLQLDDFYKDGDDPTLPLLPDGDGTDWDSPLSWHREQALAAIRQLAGTGRAEVPVYSIPANGRAGTHVLDLAGAPAFIAEGIFAAELVGQCAAEGLLGAAVCLRNRPLTTAWRRFRRDVREARKSVPYLLRRGWRLMRAERGIVARQVELGAYACAGPEAARLIGAVAGRQPQPA
- a CDS encoding response regulator transcription factor — its product is MPFLLLIEDDDAIRTGLELALTRQGHRVAAAASGEDGLKLFKEQRPDLIVLDVMLPGIDGFEVCRRIRRTDQLPIILLTARSDDIDVVVGLESGADDYVVKPVQPRVLDARIRAVLRRGERESSDSSAYGSVVIDRSAMTVTKDGEDLQLTPTELRLLLELSRRPGQALSRQQLLRLVWEHDYLGDSRLVDACVQRLRAKVEDVPSAPTLIRTVRGVGYRLDPPA
- a CDS encoding adenosine deaminase; the encoded protein is MEKQIPVTAGSTGPRIPDADQIARAPKVLLHDHLDGGLRPETIVELAAACGYEGLPTTDPAKLGLWFREAADSGSLVRYLETFAHTCAVMQTREALVKVAADCAEDLAADGVVYAEVRYAPEQHLEAGLTLDQVVEAVNEGFRLGEANARAAGHRIRVGTLLTAMRHAARSQEIAELANRYRDQGVVGFDIAGAEAGHPPTRHQGAFDYLKGENNHFTIHAGEAFGLPSIWEALQCCGADRLGHGVRIIDDITVNEDGTVELGRLAAYVRDKRVPLEMCPTSNLQTAAATSYAEHPIGLLSRLKFRVTVNTDNRLMSGTSMSQEFGHLVDAFGYTLGDMEWFTVNAMKSAFLPFDERLAMINDVIKPGYAELKAEWLFSAGAGVGA
- a CDS encoding GNAT family N-acetyltransferase — translated: MVERYTPEQLTPELVDGWRELVAELGERGSWFLTPDWVLSWWETLGGRRPAEIVVWRGSDGAVEAVLPLIRTRLRLHPRLPFTVGCRTALGAGPGAADHGGFAVRPGRTDEVRAWLTELARRETLWFPDVDPLLGELLPAARREVARQSCPRADLGGGVESLGSRQFRADLRRYGRKLAAAGVTFRWVPPGEAAPGLLDTVVRLHRLRRDALGRGTTFDGQRLPLHTRLLERARPDAGPAFLLAEHEGEVIGGLYGFLWGDTFAYYQIGWDPAWAPLRLGTAIIAEAVRACAERKLATFDFLRGTEPYKYRFDAADRADRSWLVPHGLSGALLGLKYRVKG
- a CDS encoding SigE family RNA polymerase sigma factor codes for the protein MNATLKTRSNAAVHNARSSRTHFEVRTDETSGAVIVRGCAHSTGSRRLGGGSRGELFGIGRMGSAADSASTMTLRGVLPVRVEGRENTGGTGEGLSGTGSGEPAGREAAGATLLRLAPAADDQAVVPNDNTAEFTAYVRERRASLYATAYHLTGDRYEAEDLLQSALFSTYRAWDRITDKAAVGGYLRRTMTNLHISAWRRRKVAEYPTEELPETVGDTDAMGGTELRAVLWQALAKLPENQRTMLVLRYYEGRTDPEIADILSISVGTVKSSIWRALRRLREDDQLNRTGDTVFAFGELVA